One stretch of Erpetoichthys calabaricus chromosome 14, fErpCal1.3, whole genome shotgun sequence DNA includes these proteins:
- the LOC114665305 gene encoding keratin, type I cytoskeletal 15-like isoform X12, which yields MFRKAHSHYGGSVGPRISSSVSTRLSSGLISGGSGYASSSLGGGAGFGGGAGGLGFGAGSGYGGGFGAGGVFGAGGGFGAGGGFGGGFGAGGGDAAFTGDGKATMQNLNDRLAAYLDKVRSLEAANHELEQKIRDWHSSSATAAGIQGKDYSPYFAIIAELRDKIFAASLDNSRIILQIDNAKLAADDFRVKYENELAMRQSVEADIAGLRRLLDEMTMARADLEMQIEGLKEELIYLKKNHEEEMLSLKNSVSGSVNVEVDAAPQEDLARVLEEMRAQYEAIVAKNQRDMENWYKNKFDELDKQVSTNTEALQSSKTEISDLKKTVQGLELELQALLTMKAALENTLAETENRYGAQLLQLQDIINRLEGELMEVRQSMERQSNDYQMLLDVKTRLEMEIAEYRRLLEGEDVGRGSKGGLGGAGSGFGAGGGFGAGGGMGAGSGFGGGSGFKAAGAGAGAGAGARGGAGAGAGAGGSASGSSSVSKSSTTTVTKVETTKQEPEKPKEPVRTRKVMKMVKDIVDGKVVSVHEEEFEEPVY from the exons ATGTTTCGAAAGGCACACAGCCATTATGGTGGCAGTGTGGGACCCCGAATTTCTAGTTCAGTATCTACTCGACTCTCCAGCGGCCTTATATCTGGTGGCAGTGGATATGCAAGCAGTAGTTTAGGAGGTGGTGCTGGATTTGGTGGTGGTGCTGGTGGTTTGGGCTTTGGTGCTGGAAGTGGCTATGGAGGTGGCTTTGGAGCTGGAGGTGTCTTTGGAGCTGGAGGTGGCTTTGGAGCTGGAGGTGGCTTTGGAGGTGGCTTTGGAGCTGGAGGTGGAGATGCAGCATTCACTGGCGATGGAAAAGCCACAATGCAAAACCTCAATGACCGTTTGGCTGCCTACTTGGACAAAGTGCGCTCCCTAGAAGCTGCTAATCATGAGCTGGAACAGAAGATCAGAGACTGGCACAGCTCCTCCGCTACTGCTGCTGGGATTCAGGGCAAGGATTATTCTCCATATTTCGCAATCATCGCTGAGCTGCGAGACAAG ATCTTTGCTGCCAGTTTGGACAACTCCAGGATCATCTTGCAAATTGACAATGCTAAGCTTGCAGCTGATGACTTCCGAGTCAA GTATGAGAATGAGCTGGCTATGAGGCAATCGGTGGAGGCAGACATCGCTGGTCTCCGCAGACTTCTTGATGAAATGACCATGGCCAGAGCTGACCTGGAGATGCAGATTGAAGGTCTGAAGGAGGAGCTCATTTACCTCAAGAAAAATCATGAGGAG GAAATGCTGTCTCTGAAAAACTCAGTGTCTGGCTCTGTCAATGTGGAGGTGGATGCAGCTCCACAGGAAGACTTGGCCAGGGTGCTCGAGGAGATGCGGGCACAGTATGAAGCCATCGTCGCGAAGAATCAACGTGACATGGAGAACTGGTACAAGAACAAG tttgatGAATTGGACAAGCAGGTATCCACCAATACTGAAGCCCTTCAGTCATCAAAGACAGAGATCAGTGACCTGAAGAAGACTGTCCAGGGTCTGGAGCTTGAACTACAAGCACTTCTTACCATG AAAGCAGCACTTGAAAACACTCTTGCTGAAACTGAGAACCGATACGGGGCACAACTCCTCCAGCTACAAGACATAATCAACAGACTGGAAGGTGAACTGATGGAGGTCAGGCAGAGCATGGAGCGCCAGAGCAATGACTACCAAATGCTGCTGGATGTAAAGACTAGACTCGAGATGGAGATTGCAGAGTACCGGCGACTGCTGGAAGGAGAGGACGTGGG AAGAGGCTCGAAGGGAGGATTGGGAGGAGCAGGAAGTGGTTTTGGAGCAGGAGGTGGTTTTGGAGCAGGAGGTGGTATGGGAGCAGGAAGTGGTTTTGGAGGAGGAAGTGGTTTTAAagcagcaggagcaggagcaggagcaggagcaggagccaGAGgcggagcaggagcaggagcaggagcaggtgGCTCTGCATCAGGGAGTTCGTCAGTCAGCAAATCTTCAACTACCACGGTGACCAAAGTAGAGACCACCAAACAAGAACCAGAAAAGCCCAAAG AACCTGTCCGCACCAGGAAAGTGATGAAAATGGTAAAAGACATTGTGGATGGGAAGGTGGTCAGCGTCCATGAGGAAGAGTTTGAAGAGCCAGTGTACTAA
- the LOC114665305 gene encoding keratin, type I cytoskeletal 47 kDa-like isoform X17 — translation MFRKAHSHYGGSVGPRISSSVSTRLSSGLISGGSGYASSSLGGGAGFGGGAGGLGFGAGSGYGGGFGAGGVFGAGGGFGAGGGFGGGFGAGGGDAAFTGDGKATMQNLNDRLAAYLDKVRSLEAANHELEQKIRDWHSSSATAAGIQGKDYSPYFAIIAELRDKIFAASLDNSRIILQIDNAKLAADDFRVKYENELAMRQSVEADIAGLRRLLDEMTMARADLEMQIEGLKEELIYLKKNHEEEMLSLKNSVSGSVNVEVDAAPQEDLARVLEEMRAQYEAIVAKNQRDMENWYKNKFDELDKQVSTNTEALQSSKTEISDLKKTVQGLELELQALLTMKAALENTLAETENRYGAQLLQLQDIINRLEGELMEVRQSMERQSNDYQMLLDVKTRLEMEIAEYRRLLEGEDVGRGSKGGLGGAGSGFGAGGGFGAGGAGAGGSASGSSSVSKSSTTTVTKVETTKQEPEKPKEPVRTRKVMKMVKDIVDGKVVSVHEEEFEEPVY, via the exons ATGTTTCGAAAGGCACACAGCCATTATGGTGGCAGTGTGGGACCCCGAATTTCTAGTTCAGTATCTACTCGACTCTCCAGCGGCCTTATATCTGGTGGCAGTGGATATGCAAGCAGTAGTTTAGGAGGTGGTGCTGGATTTGGTGGTGGTGCTGGTGGTTTGGGCTTTGGTGCTGGAAGTGGCTATGGAGGTGGCTTTGGAGCTGGAGGTGTCTTTGGAGCTGGAGGTGGCTTTGGAGCTGGAGGTGGCTTTGGAGGTGGCTTTGGAGCTGGAGGTGGAGATGCAGCATTCACTGGCGATGGAAAAGCCACAATGCAAAACCTCAATGACCGTTTGGCTGCCTACTTGGACAAAGTGCGCTCCCTAGAAGCTGCTAATCATGAGCTGGAACAGAAGATCAGAGACTGGCACAGCTCCTCCGCTACTGCTGCTGGGATTCAGGGCAAGGATTATTCTCCATATTTCGCAATCATCGCTGAGCTGCGAGACAAG ATCTTTGCTGCCAGTTTGGACAACTCCAGGATCATCTTGCAAATTGACAATGCTAAGCTTGCAGCTGATGACTTCCGAGTCAA GTATGAGAATGAGCTGGCTATGAGGCAATCGGTGGAGGCAGACATCGCTGGTCTCCGCAGACTTCTTGATGAAATGACCATGGCCAGAGCTGACCTGGAGATGCAGATTGAAGGTCTGAAGGAGGAGCTCATTTACCTCAAGAAAAATCATGAGGAG GAAATGCTGTCTCTGAAAAACTCAGTGTCTGGCTCTGTCAATGTGGAGGTGGATGCAGCTCCACAGGAAGACTTGGCCAGGGTGCTCGAGGAGATGCGGGCACAGTATGAAGCCATCGTCGCGAAGAATCAACGTGACATGGAGAACTGGTACAAGAACAAG tttgatGAATTGGACAAGCAGGTATCCACCAATACTGAAGCCCTTCAGTCATCAAAGACAGAGATCAGTGACCTGAAGAAGACTGTCCAGGGTCTGGAGCTTGAACTACAAGCACTTCTTACCATG AAAGCAGCACTTGAAAACACTCTTGCTGAAACTGAGAACCGATACGGGGCACAACTCCTCCAGCTACAAGACATAATCAACAGACTGGAAGGTGAACTGATGGAGGTCAGGCAGAGCATGGAGCGCCAGAGCAATGACTACCAAATGCTGCTGGATGTAAAGACTAGACTCGAGATGGAGATTGCAGAGTACCGGCGACTGCTGGAAGGAGAGGACGTGGG AAGAGGCTCGAAGGGAGGATTGGGAGGAGCAGGAAGTGGTTTTGGAGCAGGAGGTGGTTTTGGAGCAGGAG gagcaggagcaggtgGCTCTGCATCAGGGAGTTCGTCAGTCAGCAAATCTTCAACTACCACGGTGACCAAAGTAGAGACCACCAAACAAGAACCAGAAAAGCCCAAAG AACCTGTCCGCACCAGGAAAGTGATGAAAATGGTAAAAGACATTGTGGATGGGAAGGTGGTCAGCGTCCATGAGGAAGAGTTTGAAGAGCCAGTGTACTAA